The following coding sequences lie in one Flavobacteriales bacterium genomic window:
- a CDS encoding YceI family protein, translating to MNNYFLTILFASSLIISSCGNDSAKPEKEVACFYEYEKTNAVSLKWTAYKTSEKVAVGGSFNDVLITGGEKSTKLAEVLNTIKFTILTNSTNTTNPDRDDKIVNSFFGAMMGTDIIMGQVSGVEGDNEKGKCSFFVTMNEIEKEVVLDYTVTDNVVKLVGELDLNNWNATGAIASLNKVCEDLHKGADGVSVLWPNVGLDIEVALSKRCH from the coding sequence ATGAATAACTATTTTTTAACCATCTTATTTGCTTCTTCGTTAATAATTTCTTCTTGTGGAAACGACAGTGCTAAACCAGAAAAAGAAGTAGCTTGTTTTTATGAATATGAAAAAACCAATGCTGTAAGCTTGAAATGGACGGCTTATAAAACGTCAGAGAAAGTTGCTGTTGGAGGTTCTTTTAATGATGTGTTAATTACCGGTGGTGAAAAATCGACAAAACTCGCAGAGGTATTGAATACTATTAAGTTTACAATTTTAACCAACAGTACAAATACAACTAATCCTGATAGAGACGATAAAATTGTAAATTCATTTTTTGGTGCTATGATGGGAACAGATATAATTATGGGACAAGTAAGTGGAGTAGAAGGTGACAACGAAAAAGGAAAATGTTCGTTTTTTGTTACCATGAACGAAATTGAAAAAGAAGTTGTTTTAGATTATACTGTTACCGACAATGTTGTAAAACTTGTTGGAGAATTAGATTTAAATAACTGGAATGCAACAGGGGCTATTGCATCTTTGAATAAAGTATGCGAAGATTTACATAAAGGTGCTGATGGTGTTAGTGTGTTGTGGCCAAATGTTGGTTTGGATATAGAAGTGGCTTTATCAAAAAGATGTCATTAA
- a CDS encoding FAD-binding protein, with protein MNYTKISDNHIKMLQQIVGVKYVLFDKESLEKYGQDQTEDLIFHPEVIVKPRTPQEIAELMKFCNQELIAITPRGAGTGLSGGALPINKGVLLSMERFNAIIEIDERNLQATVEPGVITEVFQNTVKEKGLFYPPDPASKGSCFIGGNLAENSGGTKAVKYGVTKDYVLNLEVVLPNGEIVWTGANTLKNSTGYNLTQLFVGSEGTLGVITKAVFKLLPYPKFNLLMLVPFFKVEDACASVSEIFKAGVIPSGMEFMERDAILLGAKYIGDNSFQIADNVQAHLLIEVDGNDLDVLYKDCEIITEVLQNFNCDEILFADDNAQKERLWKIRRVVGEAVKSHSIYKEEDTVVPRAELPTLLKGVKEIGSKYGFTSICYGHAGDGNLHVNILKNNLSNEEWNNNISLAIREIFSLCVKLKGTLSGEHGIGLVQKEYMDIAFADTLIKIQKEIKILFDKNQILNPGKMFK; from the coding sequence ATGAATTATACAAAAATAAGTGATAACCATATAAAAATGCTTCAACAAATAGTGGGAGTGAAATATGTACTGTTTGATAAGGAGAGTCTTGAAAAATACGGCCAAGACCAAACAGAAGACTTGATTTTTCATCCAGAAGTAATAGTAAAACCGAGAACGCCACAAGAAATTGCTGAGTTGATGAAATTCTGTAATCAAGAATTGATTGCAATAACGCCTAGAGGAGCAGGTACAGGATTGAGTGGAGGAGCATTACCTATAAATAAAGGTGTTTTGTTGTCGATGGAGCGATTTAATGCAATTATAGAAATAGACGAAAGAAACTTGCAAGCAACCGTTGAACCAGGAGTTATTACAGAAGTTTTTCAAAATACTGTTAAGGAAAAAGGATTGTTTTATCCCCCAGATCCTGCAAGTAAAGGAAGTTGTTTTATTGGTGGTAACTTGGCTGAAAACTCTGGTGGTACAAAAGCTGTAAAGTATGGTGTTACAAAAGATTATGTGTTGAATCTTGAAGTAGTTTTGCCAAATGGAGAAATAGTTTGGACTGGTGCCAATACCTTGAAAAATTCAACTGGGTATAATCTAACACAATTGTTTGTTGGTAGTGAAGGTACTCTTGGAGTTATTACTAAAGCAGTTTTTAAATTGTTGCCTTATCCTAAATTCAATTTATTAATGCTGGTTCCTTTTTTTAAAGTTGAAGACGCTTGTGCCTCTGTATCAGAAATATTTAAAGCGGGGGTAATTCCATCTGGTATGGAATTTATGGAACGTGATGCAATTTTGCTTGGAGCTAAATATATTGGAGACAATTCTTTTCAAATTGCTGATAATGTTCAAGCTCATTTATTAATAGAAGTAGATGGGAATGATTTAGATGTTCTATATAAAGATTGTGAAATTATTACTGAAGTACTACAAAATTTTAATTGTGATGAAATTCTTTTTGCAGATGATAATGCTCAAAAAGAACGATTATGGAAGATTAGGCGAGTAGTTGGAGAGGCTGTTAAATCACATTCAATTTACAAAGAAGAAGATACAGTGGTTCCAAGAGCTGAGCTTCCAACTTTGTTAAAAGGAGTAAAAGAGATAGGATCGAAATATGGATTTACCTCTATTTGTTATGGGCATGCTGGAGATGGAAATCTACATGTGAATATTTTGAAAAATAATCTTTCAAATGAAGAATGGAATAATAATATTTCATTGGCTATCCGAGAAATATTTTCTTTATGCGTTAAGTTAAAAGGAACGCTATCTGGGGAGCATGGCATTGGATTAGTTCAAAAAGAATATATGGATATTGCCTTTGCAGATACTCTAATAAAAATTCAAAAGGAAATAAAGATTTTATTTGATAAGAATCAAATATTAAATCCTGGAAAAATGTTTAAATAA
- a CDS encoding D-2-hydroxyacid dehydrogenase codes for MKILANDGIAPIGKINLEKAGFTVVTETVPQNDLIDVINKENYVGIIVRSATKVRKDIIDACPSLKLIGRGGVGMDNIDVAYAREKGLHVINTPASSSQSVAELVMAHLFGAVRFLYDANRQMPAHGLNDFNGLKKKYGKGIELRGKTMGIIGFGRIGQSVAKYALGCGMNVVAFDPFMEKATVSVEVANQTVNVEIKTISLDDLLAAADFISLHVPAPKDGSAVLGEKEFDKMKKGVVIANAARGGVIDEDVLIANLNSGKVAHACLDVFVNEPTPRQDLLSHPKISLTPHTGAATEEAQDRIGEELATQVIELLK; via the coding sequence ATGAAAATATTAGCAAACGACGGTATTGCACCAATCGGAAAAATAAATTTAGAAAAAGCAGGTTTTACAGTAGTTACAGAAACTGTTCCTCAAAACGATTTAATTGATGTAATTAATAAAGAAAATTATGTTGGGATAATTGTTAGAAGTGCCACCAAAGTAAGAAAAGATATTATTGACGCATGCCCAAGTTTAAAATTAATTGGTCGTGGCGGTGTTGGTATGGATAACATTGATGTTGCTTATGCAAGAGAAAAAGGTTTACATGTTATCAATACTCCTGCTTCATCATCACAATCGGTAGCAGAATTAGTTATGGCTCATTTGTTTGGTGCAGTACGTTTTTTATACGATGCTAACCGCCAAATGCCTGCACATGGATTAAACGACTTTAATGGTTTAAAGAAAAAATACGGTAAAGGAATTGAACTACGAGGAAAAACAATGGGTATCATTGGTTTTGGTCGTATAGGTCAATCTGTTGCAAAATATGCATTAGGCTGTGGTATGAATGTAGTTGCTTTCGACCCTTTTATGGAAAAAGCAACTGTCTCAGTAGAAGTAGCTAATCAAACCGTAAATGTGGAGATTAAAACCATTTCTTTAGATGATTTACTTGCTGCTGCTGATTTTATCTCATTACATGTTCCTGCTCCAAAAGATGGTAGTGCAGTTTTAGGCGAAAAAGAATTCGATAAAATGAAAAAAGGTGTTGTAATTGCTAACGCTGCAAGAGGTGGTGTTATTGATGAAGATGTATTAATAGCTAATTTAAACTCTGGTAAGGTGGCTCATGCTTGCTTAGATGTTTTTGTTAACGAGCCTACTCCTCGTCAAGATTTGTTGTCGCACCCAAAAATTTCATTAACTCCACATACTGGCGCTGCAACAGAAGAAGCTCAAGACAGAATTGGAGAAGAATTAGCTACGCAAGTTATTGAGTTGTTAAAGTAA
- the serC gene encoding 3-phosphoserine/phosphohydroxythreonine transaminase, with protein MSKVHNFSAGPCILPQEVLKQASEAVINFNNLNLSLIEISHRSKDFIAVMEKAQSLVRELLNVPEGYSILFLQGGASLGFLQVPFNFMKVNGKAAYVNTGVWATKAQKEAKGFGEVVEVASSKDKNFNYIPKNYQLPGDADYLHITSNNTIFGTQFKNFPVSRIPVICDMSSDIFSRKIDVSQFDMIYAGAQKNMGPAGTTVFIVKDSALGKTGREIPTMLDFRSHIKGESMFNTPPVFAVYVSMLTLQWLKDNGGVEWIEGINQQKADLLYNEIDANPMFEGTANKADRSNMNATFVLKDESLSEEFNKMWKAANISGIVGHRDVGGYRASMYNALPLESVQALVDVMKAFAVKFG; from the coding sequence ATGTCAAAAGTTCACAATTTTAGTGCAGGACCGTGTATTTTACCTCAAGAGGTATTAAAACAGGCTTCTGAAGCAGTAATTAATTTTAACAACTTAAACTTATCGTTGATTGAAATTTCGCACCGCAGTAAAGATTTTATTGCCGTAATGGAAAAAGCACAATCGTTGGTTCGTGAATTATTAAATGTTCCTGAAGGATATTCGATTTTGTTTTTACAAGGTGGTGCAAGTCTTGGTTTTTTGCAAGTGCCTTTTAACTTTATGAAAGTTAACGGTAAAGCTGCTTATGTTAATACAGGAGTTTGGGCTACAAAAGCACAAAAAGAAGCAAAAGGATTTGGCGAAGTTGTTGAAGTGGCTTCATCAAAAGATAAAAATTTTAACTACATCCCTAAAAATTACCAACTCCCTGGCGATGCAGATTATTTACACATTACAAGTAACAATACCATTTTTGGTACTCAATTTAAAAATTTTCCTGTAAGTAGAATTCCAGTTATTTGCGATATGTCTTCTGATATATTTAGCCGAAAAATTGATGTGAGCCAATTTGATATGATTTATGCAGGTGCTCAAAAAAATATGGGACCAGCAGGAACTACTGTATTTATTGTAAAAGATAGTGCTTTAGGAAAAACAGGAAGAGAAATTCCAACCATGTTAGACTTTAGATCGCACATAAAAGGAGAATCGATGTTCAATACACCTCCAGTATTTGCTGTTTATGTTTCAATGTTAACCCTACAATGGCTAAAAGATAATGGTGGTGTTGAATGGATAGAAGGAATTAACCAACAAAAAGCCGATTTATTATATAACGAAATTGATGCTAACCCAATGTTTGAAGGAACTGCTAATAAAGCTGACCGTTCGAACATGAACGCGACATTTGTTTTAAAAGACGAAAGCTTAAGCGAAGAATTTAATAAAATGTGGAAAGCCGCAAACATCAGTGGAATAGTTGGGCATAGAGATGTTGGTGGTTACAGGGCATCAATGTACAATGCTTTGCCTTTAGAAAGTGTGCAAGCATTGGTAGATGTTATGAAAGCATTTGCAGTTAAATTTGGTTAA
- a CDS encoding T9SS type A sorting domain-containing protein, with protein sequence MKKTTLFISSLVLSSILVFGQSSRKAAPITKSTHINAIDDQRSFEVIQNAKRTPSGHIRCVTTEMEDLQREANPNLKSKEEYSEWLEQLIKNNQNNNSTNKASRNIPVVVHVIHNGDALGSGENISDAQVMSQITVLNADFSATNSDFNSTSYFNSVKTNMDIQFCLAKTDPNGQPTTGINRVNYGTASFGQSATQAMKAATQWDPTKYFNIWVVRFGGDLNGVLGYAQFPNSGAANTDGVVIGYNYFGTTGAVSAPYNKGRTATHEVGHCFGLYHIWGDESACAADDNVADTPQQKGENYGCPSYPQTTQSGGRCSTSDPSSMYMNYMDYTDDACMYMFTAGQKARVDAVLASAPRRASLLTSTVCNVAAINADFTGNPLVINEGQTVTFTSTSSSPATLNSWNWTFTGGVPGSFNGQTPPAITYSTAGTYAVSLTVTDNAAGTDTETKTAYITVNAAGTVTCDSTVAGWDWNTESFGGAYWTQDAAACNLPLEGYIVGNNCYDDNGWASKITSPAGAKELVEVRYVFVQSTGTGGAKLKIWNANGAGGKPSTVLASTAITTGQFSGNLNQFISVPISPAIPMSATAGAFFIGYDHDVTPLNGDTIVMGVANATTNNTWANESGGGWLDLSAYSVLYKGTVVAIVCDIATGVQSHLADLQSIVAYPNPTTGIVEVMLPKNNGTVKVYNMIGEEVTNASTTSNMMKVDLSNQPNGIYFVKVSSNGEVTTKKVILSK encoded by the coding sequence ATGAAAAAAACTACTTTATTTATTTCATCGTTGGTATTGAGTTCAATTTTGGTGTTTGGTCAGTCTTCAAGAAAAGCTGCTCCTATAACTAAATCAACTCACATTAATGCAATTGATGATCAAAGGAGTTTTGAAGTAATTCAAAACGCAAAAAGAACTCCTTCTGGACATATTAGATGTGTAACAACAGAAATGGAAGATTTACAAAGAGAAGCTAATCCAAATTTAAAGAGTAAAGAAGAGTATAGTGAATGGCTTGAACAACTTATAAAAAATAATCAGAACAATAATTCGACAAATAAAGCTTCAAGAAATATTCCTGTAGTTGTCCATGTTATCCATAATGGTGATGCTTTAGGTTCAGGTGAAAATATCTCAGACGCTCAGGTGATGTCTCAAATAACTGTATTAAATGCAGATTTTTCTGCTACAAATTCAGATTTTAATAGTACATCATATTTTAATTCTGTAAAAACAAATATGGATATTCAGTTTTGTTTAGCCAAAACTGATCCTAATGGTCAGCCAACAACAGGTATCAATAGAGTAAATTATGGTACAGCTTCATTTGGTCAATCTGCTACACAAGCAATGAAAGCTGCTACACAATGGGATCCCACTAAATATTTTAATATATGGGTGGTTCGTTTTGGTGGTGATTTAAATGGAGTGCTAGGTTATGCTCAGTTTCCAAATAGTGGAGCAGCTAATACTGATGGTGTTGTAATTGGGTATAATTATTTTGGTACAACTGGAGCTGTTTCAGCTCCTTATAATAAAGGTAGAACAGCTACTCATGAAGTTGGTCACTGTTTTGGATTGTATCATATATGGGGTGATGAATCTGCATGTGCTGCAGATGATAATGTAGCTGACACTCCACAACAAAAAGGTGAAAACTATGGTTGTCCTTCTTATCCACAAACTACTCAATCAGGAGGAAGATGTAGTACTTCTGACCCTAGTTCTATGTATATGAATTATATGGATTACACAGATGATGCATGTATGTATATGTTTACTGCTGGTCAAAAAGCTAGAGTAGATGCTGTTTTAGCAAGTGCTCCTAGGAGAGCATCATTATTAACATCTACTGTTTGTAATGTTGCAGCTATTAATGCTGATTTTACTGGAAATCCATTGGTAATAAACGAAGGTCAAACAGTTACTTTTACAAGTACTTCATCAAGCCCAGCTACCTTAAATTCATGGAATTGGACGTTTACGGGTGGTGTTCCAGGATCATTTAATGGTCAAACTCCTCCAGCTATTACTTACAGTACTGCTGGTACTTATGCTGTTTCTTTAACAGTTACGGATAATGCTGCAGGTACTGATACAGAAACGAAAACTGCTTATATTACAGTAAATGCAGCAGGAACAGTTACTTGTGACTCTACTGTTGCTGGATGGGATTGGAATACAGAAAGTTTTGGAGGAGCTTATTGGACTCAGGATGCGGCTGCTTGTAACTTACCTTTAGAAGGATATATTGTTGGAAACAACTGTTATGATGATAATGGGTGGGCTTCAAAAATTACTTCACCAGCTGGTGCAAAAGAATTGGTTGAGGTTAGATATGTTTTTGTTCAATCAACAGGTACTGGAGGTGCTAAATTAAAAATATGGAATGCAAATGGTGCAGGAGGAAAACCAAGTACAGTGCTTGCATCTACAGCTATTACTACTGGTCAGTTCTCAGGAAACTTAAATCAATTTATTTCAGTTCCAATTAGTCCTGCGATACCGATGAGCGCAACTGCTGGAGCTTTCTTTATTGGTTATGATCATGATGTTACTCCACTTAATGGTGACACAATAGTAATGGGTGTTGCTAATGCAACAACTAATAATACTTGGGCTAATGAATCAGGTGGTGGTTGGTTAGATTTAAGTGCTTATTCTGTTCTTTATAAAGGTACAGTTGTAGCAATCGTTTGCGATATCGCTACGGGCGTTCAGTCTCATTTAGCAGATTTGCAATCAATTGTGGCTTATCCAAACCCAACTACTGGTATAGTTGAAGTTATGTTGCCAAAAAATAACGGAACTGTTAAAGTTTATAATATGATAGGGGAAGAAGTAACTAATGCTTCTACAACTTCAAATATGATGAAAGTTGATTTAAGTAATCAGCCAAATGGTATTTATTTTGTTAAAGTATCTTCTAATGGAGAGGTTACAACGAAAAAAGTTATTTTATCTAAATAG
- a CDS encoding alkylphosphonate utilization protein, translated as MQEEITPCPKCNSPYGYPTNNNLFACPECGYEWSPEELAAEYELVVKDANGNKLNNGDDVVIVKDLPVKGYSKSIKVGTKVKNIRLVEGDHNIDCKVDGFGAMALKSEFVKKA; from the coding sequence ATGCAAGAAGAAATAACCCCGTGTCCTAAATGTAATTCCCCTTATGGATATCCAACTAATAATAATTTATTTGCTTGTCCTGAGTGTGGTTACGAATGGAGTCCTGAAGAGTTAGCAGCAGAATATGAATTGGTTGTGAAAGATGCTAATGGAAACAAATTGAATAATGGTGATGATGTGGTAATTGTTAAAGATTTACCAGTTAAAGGCTATTCGAAATCGATAAAAGTAGGAACAAAAGTAAAAAACATACGATTGGTAGAGGGCGACCATAATATTGATTGTAAAGTTGATGGTTTTGGAGCTATGGCTTTAAAATCGGAGTTTGTTAAAAAAGCTTAG
- the mqnE gene encoding aminofutalosine synthase MqnE translates to MSSETVNLLLNKTITDNRLLDISRKVLRKTRINTEEGLYLYQHAELSLLAMLANYIREDRHGDKTYFNKNFHIEPTNICVYDCKFCSYSRMLRDKDDYEAWEMTEEQIYDAIKAYNNLDITEVHIVGGVHPKMGLEYFRNLIQNIKAIRPELHVKAFTAVELEYMCRKAKVSYKEGLQILKDAGQGSLPGGGAEIFDETIREQICKDKCTSSQWLEMHEAAHSVGMPSNATMLYGHLENYTHLIDHMNRLRELQDKTGGFNAFIPLKFRNKNNQMSGINEVSIVEDLKVFAMSRIFLDNFNHVKAYWPMIGRKTTQLLLSFGVNDIDGTVDDSTKIYTMAGSEEQKPVMTSEQMIALIKEVGRKPIERDSVYNELNDYSLVEA, encoded by the coding sequence ATGTCAAGTGAAACCGTGAATCTATTATTAAATAAAACAATAACTGATAATAGACTGTTAGATATTTCAAGAAAAGTTTTAAGAAAAACTAGAATAAATACTGAAGAGGGTTTGTATTTATATCAACATGCAGAACTTAGTTTATTAGCTATGTTAGCTAATTATATTAGAGAAGATAGACATGGAGACAAAACCTATTTTAATAAGAATTTCCATATAGAACCTACCAATATATGTGTTTACGATTGCAAGTTTTGCTCTTATTCTCGAATGCTGAGGGATAAAGATGATTATGAAGCTTGGGAAATGACTGAAGAGCAAATTTATGATGCTATCAAAGCCTATAATAATCTAGATATTACTGAAGTACATATTGTTGGAGGGGTTCACCCGAAAATGGGTTTGGAGTATTTCAGAAACCTTATTCAAAACATAAAAGCTATTCGTCCAGAGCTTCATGTTAAAGCATTTACGGCTGTTGAACTGGAGTATATGTGTAGAAAAGCTAAAGTAAGTTATAAGGAGGGGTTACAGATTTTAAAAGATGCTGGTCAAGGTTCATTGCCAGGTGGAGGAGCAGAAATTTTTGATGAAACGATACGTGAGCAAATATGTAAAGATAAATGTACGTCTTCTCAGTGGTTAGAAATGCATGAAGCTGCCCATTCCGTTGGTATGCCTTCTAACGCAACAATGTTGTATGGGCATTTAGAAAATTATACCCATTTGATTGACCACATGAACAGATTGCGGGAGTTGCAAGATAAAACAGGTGGTTTTAATGCTTTTATTCCTTTAAAGTTTAGAAACAAAAACAATCAGATGTCAGGCATTAACGAAGTAAGCATTGTTGAGGATTTAAAAGTGTTTGCTATGAGCAGAATATTTTTAGATAATTTTAACCATGTTAAAGCTTATTGGCCGATGATTGGAAGAAAAACAACTCAACTACTCCTGTCGTTTGGAGTAAATGATATTGACGGAACCGTTGATGATTCAACTAAAATATATACTATGGCTGGATCAGAAGAGCAGAAACCTGTAATGACTTCTGAACAAATGATTGCTTTAATCAAAGAAGTTGGACGAAAACCGATTGAAAGAGATAGTGTTTATAATGAGTTAAACGATTATTCTTTAGTAGAGGCGTAA
- a CDS encoding TIGR01212 family radical SAM protein (This family includes YhcC from E. coli K-12, an uncharacterized radical SAM protein.) → MFLNTSKPYNDYSSFIKQKFNERVQKISLNTGFTCPNRDGTKGVGGCTYCNNNTFNPYYCKPSKSITQQLDEGISFFSKKYKTQQYLAYFQAYTNTYADVYIVKELYLEAINHPNVIGLVIGTRPDCINEDLINFLSDLAKTHYIALEFGVESTLNRTLDLINRCHTFEETIAAYELAKNKGLHLGAHLIIGLPRETRAEMLKHAVEISKLPINTLKIHQLQIVKHTKMALQLKTEPAIFELFEAEEYIDFICDFVALLRPNIIIERFISESPSHLLLAPKWGGIKNFEMVVKIEKRMEEKNLWQGKYFN, encoded by the coding sequence CTGTTTTTGAATACCTCAAAACCTTACAACGATTATTCGTCGTTTATTAAGCAAAAATTTAACGAACGAGTTCAAAAAATTTCGCTAAATACGGGGTTTACCTGTCCAAATCGCGATGGTACAAAAGGAGTAGGAGGTTGCACGTATTGTAACAACAACACTTTCAATCCATATTATTGTAAACCAAGTAAAAGTATAACTCAGCAGTTAGATGAAGGGATTTCATTTTTCTCAAAAAAATACAAAACACAACAATACTTAGCTTATTTTCAGGCGTATACCAATACCTATGCCGATGTTTATATAGTTAAAGAGTTGTATTTAGAAGCTATTAATCATCCAAATGTTATAGGTTTAGTAATTGGAACACGACCTGATTGTATTAATGAAGATTTGATAAATTTTTTGTCGGATTTAGCTAAAACTCATTACATAGCTTTGGAATTTGGGGTGGAAAGCACATTAAACAGAACACTTGATTTAATTAATCGCTGCCATACTTTCGAAGAAACCATTGCAGCTTACGAGTTGGCTAAAAATAAAGGGTTGCATTTAGGAGCTCATTTAATTATTGGTCTACCTAGAGAAACACGAGCAGAAATGCTCAAACATGCTGTTGAAATTTCTAAACTACCGATTAACACACTAAAAATACATCAACTGCAAATTGTAAAACATACCAAAATGGCTTTACAATTAAAAACAGAACCAGCCATATTCGAGTTGTTTGAAGCAGAAGAATACATCGATTTTATTTGCGATTTTGTGGCATTACTCCGACCAAACATTATCATTGAACGCTTTATTAGTGAATCACCCAGTCATTTATTACTTGCTCCAAAATGGGGTGGGATTAAAAACTTCGAAATGGTAGTTAAAATAGAAAAACGGATGGAGGAAAAGAATCTGTGGCAGGGAAAGTATTTTAACTAA
- a CDS encoding DUF1015 domain-containing protein has protein sequence MAKIIPFKAIRPTRDKAYLVSSLPSYVYKKNILTAKLESNPYTFLHVINPEFRKDNKTKPNSIERFEKVKEKFDEFRKNGVFIQDKKDCLYLYRQITPQNTYIGIIAGISVDDYLNGTIKIHEHTLTQREETFKMYLDVCQFNAEPVLLTYKDNPIIESIINKYLSKRSEYEFCTTHLIKQDLWLIDNVEDIKILTSAFEHVNEIYIADGHHRSSSSVLYAKTRREVNPNYNPNDKFNYFLAYFIAESKLNIVEYNRVVNHINGLTEDEFLNKLSTSFDIELKKSSFKPTQIHHFSMYLNKKWYLLKTKEELISNKNIIQNLDTKILSDHVLNPILNIKDLKTDDSIFFIEGTKGVEGLKKVVDSGKAKVAFGLFPVSIEQLKAVADANEIMPPKSTWIEPKMRSGLTIYDLK, from the coding sequence ATGGCTAAGATAATTCCATTTAAAGCTATTCGTCCAACACGTGATAAAGCCTATTTGGTTTCATCCTTGCCTTCTTATGTTTATAAAAAAAATATATTAACTGCTAAATTAGAGAGCAATCCTTATACGTTTTTACACGTTATAAATCCTGAATTTAGAAAAGACAACAAGACAAAACCAAACTCTATTGAACGATTTGAGAAAGTAAAAGAAAAGTTTGATGAGTTTAGAAAAAATGGAGTGTTTATTCAAGATAAAAAAGATTGCCTATACCTTTACCGACAAATTACACCACAAAACACTTATATAGGAATTATTGCTGGTATTTCTGTTGATGATTATTTAAACGGTACAATAAAAATTCATGAACATACACTAACTCAGCGTGAAGAAACATTTAAAATGTATTTGGATGTTTGTCAGTTCAACGCTGAACCCGTTTTGTTAACTTATAAAGACAACCCAATAATTGAAAGTATTATTAACAAATACCTTTCAAAACGCTCTGAATATGAGTTCTGTACAACCCATTTAATTAAGCAAGATTTATGGCTAATAGATAATGTAGAAGATATTAAAATACTTACTTCTGCTTTCGAGCATGTAAATGAAATTTATATTGCTGACGGACATCATCGTTCATCCTCATCTGTTTTGTATGCTAAAACAAGAAGAGAAGTTAATCCAAATTACAATCCTAACGATAAATTCAATTATTTTTTAGCTTACTTTATTGCCGAAAGCAAACTCAATATAGTTGAGTACAATAGAGTGGTAAATCATATCAATGGATTAACCGAAGATGAGTTTCTAAACAAACTATCTACATCGTTTGATATTGAATTAAAAAAATCAAGCTTTAAACCAACTCAAATCCATCATTTTTCAATGTATTTAAATAAAAAATGGTACTTGCTTAAAACAAAAGAAGAGTTAATTTCAAATAAAAATATCATTCAGAATTTAGATACAAAAATATTATCTGACCACGTGTTAAACCCGATATTAAACATCAAGGATTTAAAAACAGACGATAGCATATTTTTTATTGAAGGAACTAAAGGTGTTGAAGGTTTAAAAAAAGTAGTTGATTCTGGTAAAGCAAAGGTAGCTTTTGGATTATTCCCAGTATCTATTGAACAGTTAAAAGCAGTTGCTGATGCTAATGAAATTATGCCTCCAAAAAGCACCTGGATTGAACCAAAAATGAGAAGTGGATTAACCATTTACGATTTGAAGTAG
- a CDS encoding YggS family pyridoxal phosphate-dependent enzyme, which produces MSKIKENINKIKSNIPKNVTLVAVSKTYPNSAILEAYEAGQKAFGENKVQELVTKYETLPKDIEWHMIGHLQTNKVKYIAPFVHLIHGIDSLKLLTEVNKRAQSNQRNINVLLQIHIAKEETKFGFSEEEVISLFQSNELTKLTNIAVVGLMGMATNTPNEEQIRNEFKGLKSLFQKLSTLNSKLTILSMGMSSDYKIAIEEGSTMIRVGSSIFGKRNYN; this is translated from the coding sequence ATGTCTAAAATTAAAGAAAACATAAACAAGATTAAAAGTAATATCCCCAAAAATGTTACCCTTGTTGCAGTATCTAAAACCTATCCAAACTCCGCTATTTTAGAAGCTTACGAAGCAGGTCAAAAAGCTTTTGGTGAAAATAAAGTTCAAGAATTGGTTACGAAATACGAAACTTTGCCAAAAGATATTGAGTGGCACATGATTGGGCATTTACAAACCAACAAAGTTAAATACATCGCTCCTTTCGTACATTTAATTCATGGCATTGATAGCTTAAAATTGCTTACCGAAGTAAACAAACGTGCCCAATCAAATCAACGAAACATTAATGTTTTGCTTCAAATACATATTGCCAAAGAAGAAACCAAATTTGGTTTTTCTGAAGAAGAAGTTATTTCACTATTTCAGTCGAACGAGTTAACTAAACTAACCAATATAGCTGTTGTAGGCTTGATGGGAATGGCAACAAACACCCCTAACGAAGAGCAAATTAGAAATGAGTTTAAAGGTTTGAAAAGTTTGTTTCAAAAACTTTCAACTTTAAACTCCAAACTTACCATATTAAGTATGGGAATGAGTAGCGATTATAAAATAGCTATTGAAGAAGGTTCAACAATGATAAGAGTTGGTAGTTCCATTTTTGGAAAACGTAACTACAATTAA